The following proteins are encoded in a genomic region of Deltaproteobacteria bacterium:
- a CDS encoding zf-HC2 domain-containing protein gives MSVKTKFIRAMFAMMHLPTCEEVEQFAYDFLEGALDSSTMKVVGRHLKACKNCQRFIAAYRKTASLGKTFQKPSLDPEFKEKLFEFLSHQGGRP, from the coding sequence ATGTCCGTTAAAACAAAATTCATCCGGGCGATGTTTGCCATGATGCATCTTCCGACTTGTGAGGAGGTCGAGCAATTTGCCTACGACTTTTTGGAAGGAGCCTTAGATTCATCGACCATGAAGGTGGTGGGGCGACACCTCAAGGCGTGTAAGAATTGTCAGCGGTTCATCGCGGCCTATCGCAAGACGGCCTCGTTGGGGAAAACGTTTCAGAAGCCGTCGCTCGATCCGGAATTCAAAGAGAAACTGTTTGAGTTTTTAAGTCATCAAGGAGGACGACCATGA
- a CDS encoding putative DNA-binding domain-containing protein → MRHQPEPSLKTTQRLLWKFIRAPDGVAKALQKNSRVVLPIHGDHRLSAANRLDIYANMYFYRIRDSLKEDFPGILKLLGETGFHNLITRYLYKHPSTHYSLRYAGQKFPAFLKKNRYKKFPFLSDLARFEQALLTTFDAPDAIPLTQEELQKLNPTEWPRLRLALVPSFQMIASPWPVDKIHETWIPLKKKPVRLALWRHHFKVYYRSIAPLEHKMLRQIQRRASFAELCASITKKMGPAKATTVVTQYLQRWLSEGLLKC, encoded by the coding sequence ATGAGGCACCAGCCCGAACCATCTCTCAAGACGACACAGCGACTCCTCTGGAAATTCATCAGAGCGCCTGACGGCGTCGCTAAAGCGCTCCAGAAAAATTCCAGGGTTGTCCTTCCGATCCATGGAGACCACCGTCTCTCTGCTGCCAACCGTCTGGACATTTATGCCAATATGTATTTTTACCGGATCCGGGACAGCCTGAAGGAAGACTTTCCCGGAATTTTAAAACTCCTTGGAGAAACCGGCTTTCACAACCTGATCACCCGCTACCTTTATAAGCACCCTTCGACCCACTACTCGCTCCGTTACGCCGGTCAAAAATTCCCCGCTTTTCTTAAAAAGAACCGGTACAAAAAATTTCCGTTCCTGAGTGATCTGGCCCGATTCGAACAGGCCCTGCTCACCACCTTTGATGCCCCCGATGCAATCCCACTCACCCAAGAAGAGTTACAAAAACTAAACCCAACCGAATGGCCGCGGCTCCGGTTGGCGCTGGTCCCTTCTTTTCAGATGATCGCTTCTCCATGGCCGGTGGATAAGATTCATGAAACGTGGATTCCCCTGAAGAAGAAACCGGTTCGGCTCGCCCTCTGGCGGCATCATTTCAAGGTTTACTATCGTTCTATCGCCCCTTTGGAACATAAAATGTTGCGCCAGATCCAACGAAGGGCCTCTTTTGCAGAATTGTGCGCCTCCATAACTAAAAAAATGGGGCCTGCCAAGGCAACGACTGTTGTAACGCAATACCTCCAAAGGTGGCTTTCTGAAGGGCTCCTAAAATGCTAG
- a CDS encoding diaminopimelate epimerase, with the protein MPFTKMHGLGNDFIFINGLTSRLPNPKVTARELCDRRYGIGADQILILTKSRRADFRMQIFNADGGEVGMCGNGLRALARFVAEKKLSSKKELVIETGNGLQKVKVVGKNRILVDMGEPILKGKLIPVNLSGRAINRPVRVEGKEFRITCVSMGNPHAVIFMEDISSFRVEKYGPLLERHTLFPQRANIEFVKVLNREAMEMRVWERGAGETLACGSGACASAVAGVLNGFIDRKVTVHLKGGKLEIEWDRTTNHVKMIGPAETVFEGEVEI; encoded by the coding sequence CTGCCGTTTACCAAGATGCATGGGTTGGGCAACGACTTTATTTTTATCAACGGCCTTACGTCCCGTCTGCCCAACCCCAAGGTCACCGCGCGTGAACTCTGTGACCGTCGGTACGGGATCGGCGCCGATCAGATTTTAATTTTGACCAAATCCCGCAGGGCCGACTTCCGGATGCAGATCTTCAACGCCGACGGCGGAGAGGTCGGGATGTGCGGCAATGGCCTCCGGGCGCTCGCCCGCTTCGTGGCGGAAAAGAAACTCTCCAGCAAGAAAGAACTGGTAATCGAAACCGGCAACGGTTTGCAAAAGGTAAAGGTCGTTGGAAAAAATAGAATTCTTGTCGATATGGGGGAACCGATCCTGAAGGGGAAATTAATCCCGGTGAATCTCTCGGGCCGTGCCATCAACCGGCCGGTCAGGGTGGAAGGAAAGGAGTTCCGGATCACCTGCGTTTCGATGGGGAACCCTCACGCCGTTATCTTTATGGAGGATATCAGCTCCTTCCGGGTAGAAAAATATGGGCCGCTCCTGGAACGGCACACCCTTTTCCCGCAGAGGGCGAACATCGAATTTGTCAAGGTCTTGAACCGTGAGGCGATGGAGATGCGTGTTTGGGAGAGAGGGGCCGGGGAAACGCTCGCCTGCGGGAGCGGCGCCTGTGCCTCAGCGGTAGCCGGCGTTTTGAATGGCTTTATCGACCGGAAGGTCACCGTTCACCTCAAGGGAGGAAAACTGGAGATCGAATGGGACCGCACCACCAACCATGTCAAGATGATCGGCCCGGCCGAAACGGTCTTTGAAGGGGAAGTGGAGATTTGA
- a CDS encoding radical SAM protein, with the protein MHCYFAVSKVCNLRCRYCYVPEYNKNHQANYDSQAVTSARRFSEKIRQEVFPFESITLHGAEPSILSAKALGEVIQIFRETTRNQVRIQSNGTRFTESYLNKLLEVIGDPNQLFVGISIDGSASIHNPQRNDTWDRVMDNIKTLRRYNFEVGLLSVITPLTIKHLQDFGLWVESVKPVVQGLTFKLGEHGFGLSAEENKTFADWLYESRNIKHLQAFMPDLCMHDGNNCEFYEFDIEGNCYSCNKNYGEPGIFANWFEENFEKIVAKRQFLYGSRPVDPECEVCPYQRLCRSGCPLSREEDKSVDCLVKKTIYAKLLRDGIRAEAFFPIESQSTSRAMQLARYEDLPLAEARVVMSPRLQSSSGLTLNRIESNFLKILLADHATTIGEALDRLGAACPDIPDETLVHEALTLLKRLYERDLLSFAS; encoded by the coding sequence ATGCACTGCTACTTTGCCGTCAGTAAGGTCTGTAATCTGCGATGCCGCTACTGCTATGTTCCGGAATATAATAAAAATCATCAGGCGAACTACGACAGCCAAGCGGTCACCTCCGCCCGGCGCTTTTCTGAAAAAATCCGGCAAGAAGTATTTCCCTTTGAAAGCATCACTCTTCATGGGGCAGAGCCCAGTATTCTCTCGGCAAAGGCCCTGGGAGAGGTCATTCAAATCTTCCGGGAGACAACCAGAAACCAGGTTCGCATCCAGTCCAACGGGACAAGGTTTACAGAATCCTACCTGAACAAACTTCTCGAGGTTATTGGAGATCCCAACCAGCTCTTTGTGGGAATCAGCATCGATGGAAGCGCTTCGATTCATAACCCACAGAGGAATGACACCTGGGACCGGGTCATGGACAATATCAAGACGCTCCGACGGTACAACTTTGAAGTGGGGCTTCTCTCCGTTATCACTCCTCTGACGATAAAACATTTGCAGGACTTTGGCCTCTGGGTTGAGTCCGTAAAACCGGTTGTCCAGGGATTGACCTTTAAACTGGGCGAGCACGGATTCGGCCTTTCCGCGGAGGAAAATAAAACATTTGCAGACTGGCTTTATGAAAGCCGGAACATCAAACACCTCCAGGCCTTCATGCCCGACCTTTGCATGCATGACGGGAACAACTGCGAGTTTTACGAGTTCGACATCGAAGGGAACTGTTACTCCTGCAACAAGAATTACGGCGAGCCCGGAATCTTTGCAAACTGGTTTGAGGAGAATTTTGAAAAGATTGTGGCCAAAAGACAATTCCTCTATGGATCACGACCTGTCGATCCGGAGTGCGAGGTCTGCCCCTATCAGCGCCTCTGCCGGAGCGGCTGCCCTCTGAGTCGGGAAGAAGATAAGTCGGTCGATTGCCTCGTTAAAAAGACGATCTATGCAAAACTCCTTCGTGACGGAATCAGGGCGGAGGCCTTTTTCCCCATTGAGAGTCAATCAACGTCGCGCGCCATGCAACTGGCTCGGTACGAAGACCTCCCTCTGGCCGAGGCCAGGGTGGTCATGAGTCCTCGCCTTCAGTCATCCAGCGGCCTGACATTGAACCGGATAGAGTCAAATTTTCTAAAAATCCTCCTCGCCGATCACGCGACAACGATAGGAGAGGCCTTGGACAGGCTCGGCGCCGCCTGTCCTGATATTCCCGATGAAACCCTCGTCCATGAGGCCTTAACCCTTCTGAAAAGACTCTACGAGAGAGACCTTTTGTCGTTTGCCTCCTGA
- a CDS encoding chromate transporter, translated as MVLYFLRLGAIGFGGPVALVGYMHRDLVEERRWVSQDDYKEGLALAQLAPGPLAAQLGIYLGYINHGILGATLTGLAFVLPSFLMVVALGLAYKIYGGLNWMQAVFYGVGASVIGIIAHSAYTLTRKTIGKDKLLWLIYLVAAVVTIATETETVLLFLGAGILAWLIKEPPTSFKFTRTVCGFIPPFLFPFLIGTPPANNDTLLRIVSFFAKAGAMVFGSGLAIVPFLYGGVVNEYQWLTVKQFLDAVAVAMITPGPVVITVGFIGFLVAGFTGASLAALATFLPCYLFTIIPAPYFKKYGKRPDIAAFVAGVTAAATGAIAGAVIILGRKSISDMPTALLAIVTVTLLFRTKKIKEPLIVLAAAILGFVVYPLVHH; from the coding sequence CTGGTCCTCTATTTTCTCCGTTTGGGCGCCATCGGGTTCGGAGGCCCTGTCGCGCTGGTTGGTTATATGCACCGGGATCTGGTGGAAGAACGGCGCTGGGTCTCTCAAGACGATTATAAAGAAGGGTTGGCTCTGGCGCAGTTGGCACCGGGGCCTCTTGCCGCTCAACTGGGAATTTATCTAGGCTACATCAACCATGGGATCTTGGGGGCCACACTTACGGGCCTCGCCTTCGTGCTTCCCTCCTTTCTCATGGTCGTCGCCTTAGGATTGGCCTATAAAATCTACGGCGGCTTGAACTGGATGCAGGCGGTCTTTTACGGTGTTGGGGCGAGCGTCATCGGTATCATCGCCCACAGCGCCTACACACTGACCCGTAAAACGATCGGGAAAGACAAACTCCTCTGGCTGATTTATCTGGTTGCCGCCGTGGTGACGATCGCCACAGAGACGGAAACTGTTTTGCTTTTCCTGGGCGCCGGGATCCTGGCCTGGCTGATCAAAGAACCGCCGACATCTTTTAAATTCACAAGAACCGTTTGTGGATTTATCCCACCGTTCTTGTTTCCGTTCCTCATCGGGACTCCGCCTGCCAACAACGACACGTTGTTGAGAATTGTCAGCTTCTTTGCCAAGGCGGGGGCGATGGTCTTTGGCAGTGGTCTGGCAATCGTTCCTTTTTTATACGGCGGCGTGGTCAATGAGTACCAGTGGCTCACGGTGAAACAGTTTCTGGACGCGGTCGCCGTCGCCATGATTACCCCGGGGCCTGTCGTGATCACCGTGGGATTCATCGGCTTTCTCGTGGCTGGTTTTACGGGGGCCAGTCTGGCGGCCCTCGCCACTTTTCTGCCCTGTTATCTGTTTACGATCATTCCGGCGCCCTATTTCAAGAAATATGGGAAACGGCCCGACATCGCGGCCTTTGTGGCGGGGGTGACTGCCGCCGCCACAGGAGCGATTGCAGGGGCTGTGATCATTTTGGGAAGAAAATCGATTTCCGATATGCCGACGGCCCTACTCGCAATCGTGACGGTGACTCTTCTTTTTAGAACCAAAAAGATCAAGGAGCCGCTGATCGTTCTGGCCGCCGCGATCCTTGGGTTTGTTGTCTACCCCTTAGTCCACCACTAG
- a CDS encoding MgtC/SapB family protein — MSSIQEFLIPLSVAFVCGMILGLEREMSHKPAGLRTQVLVSLGTTLFIISGQLFGGEVVRLAANVLTGLGFLGAGVIWQQKGNVRGLTTAALIWVNGSLGVAIGFRQYTLVAFGVLLTLVALRLLGFVEEKIKSKCRVFRYEVVTRENEKVLEVIQEALSRCHFQEDPLTFEKGADAVTVRFAFCNPSLRHQEFVERLRKMTDVLGVKTE; from the coding sequence ATGAGTTCTATTCAGGAATTTTTAATCCCATTGAGTGTCGCCTTCGTTTGCGGAATGATCTTGGGACTGGAACGGGAGATGTCGCACAAACCGGCCGGACTCCGCACCCAGGTCCTTGTGAGCCTGGGGACGACCCTGTTTATTATTTCTGGACAGTTGTTTGGCGGAGAGGTGGTCCGGCTTGCCGCCAATGTGTTGACCGGCTTGGGGTTCTTAGGGGCCGGTGTCATCTGGCAACAGAAGGGAAATGTCCGGGGACTCACGACGGCGGCACTCATCTGGGTCAATGGGAGCCTCGGTGTCGCGATCGGTTTCCGACAGTATACCTTGGTGGCATTCGGAGTCCTGCTCACCCTCGTTGCCCTGCGGTTGTTGGGATTCGTTGAGGAAAAAATAAAAAGCAAGTGTCGCGTCTTTCGTTATGAGGTTGTCACAAGAGAGAACGAAAAGGTCTTGGAGGTGATTCAGGAGGCCTTGAGCCGCTGTCATTTTCAAGAAGACCCGCTCACCTTTGAAAAAGGGGCCGATGCGGTCACGGTTCGTTTCGCCTTTTGTAACCCGTCGTTACGGCATCAGGAGTTCGTCGAAAGACTTCGCAAAATGACCGATGTCCTTGGGGTCAAAACGGAATGA
- a CDS encoding mercury transporter MerT translates to MQLSRIAAVGASVAAFFGSCCALPLLLIGLTGTVGFATVLVPYQKYFMVLTIILLGTAFYLVYGRKQPACENLKLCSPTSQKWTKVLLWISIALTAIFLIGPHLITP, encoded by the coding sequence ATGCAACTATCACGCATCGCCGCTGTTGGGGCCAGTGTAGCCGCCTTTTTTGGCTCTTGTTGTGCCTTGCCACTCTTATTGATTGGACTCACGGGGACTGTCGGATTTGCAACAGTGTTGGTCCCTTATCAAAAGTATTTCATGGTTCTGACCATCATCCTGCTGGGGACAGCATTTTATCTGGTTTATGGGAGAAAACAGCCTGCTTGCGAAAATCTGAAGCTCTGTAGCCCGACCAGTCAGAAATGGACAAAGGTTCTCTTGTGGATTTCGATAGCATTGACGGCGATTTTTTTGATCGGGCCACATCTGATCACCCCATAA
- a CDS encoding DUF692 domain-containing protein: MTSQGGVILSEAKDLPFLGFGVGLRTKHYGYILKNEPPIDWFEVISENYMVPGGRPLFVLDQIKERYPVVMHGVSLSIGSTDPLNKVYLKNLKSLAERVQPQWISDHLCWTGTGGHNAHDLLPLPYNEEALDHVVRRVKMVQDFLERPLLLENVSSYLQFTHSTMTEWEFLSSVAREADCFILLDINNIYVSAVNHSFDPQEYLHAVPVDRVKQYHLAGHSDKGTHLLDTHDHPIKPEVWGLYKQAIRRFGPVSTLVEWDDHIPPFPKLFEVAKKAKKMYLTFNEAPARTISQDDTATPLEIHQSA; the protein is encoded by the coding sequence ATGACCTCGCAAGGCGGGGTCATCCTGAGCGAAGCGAAGGATCTCCCGTTCTTGGGGTTTGGGGTCGGTCTTCGGACAAAACACTATGGTTACATTCTCAAGAATGAACCTCCCATCGATTGGTTTGAGGTCATTTCAGAAAATTACATGGTGCCCGGAGGCCGGCCCCTTTTTGTTTTGGACCAGATCAAAGAGCGTTACCCGGTCGTCATGCATGGCGTCTCGCTTTCTATCGGCTCCACTGACCCTCTCAATAAAGTCTATCTCAAAAATCTAAAGTCACTCGCCGAACGGGTCCAACCCCAATGGATCTCGGACCACCTCTGCTGGACTGGAACCGGCGGCCACAATGCCCACGACCTCTTGCCTCTGCCTTACAATGAAGAGGCGTTAGACCACGTCGTCCGTCGGGTCAAAATGGTCCAAGACTTTTTGGAAAGACCGCTCCTTTTGGAAAATGTTTCGAGTTACCTGCAGTTTACCCACTCCACGATGACCGAATGGGAATTTCTCTCTTCCGTTGCCAGGGAAGCGGACTGTTTTATCCTGCTCGATATCAATAATATCTACGTCAGCGCGGTAAACCACTCCTTTGATCCTCAAGAATATCTCCATGCTGTCCCCGTCGATCGGGTCAAACAGTACCATTTGGCCGGTCATAGCGATAAAGGAACCCACCTGCTCGACACGCATGATCACCCGATCAAGCCGGAGGTCTGGGGTCTCTATAAACAGGCGATCCGCCGTTTTGGACCGGTTTCCACACTGGTTGAGTGGGACGATCATATCCCCCCCTTCCCCAAACTTTTTGAGGTGGCCAAGAAGGCGAAAAAAATGTATCTCACCTTCAATGAGGCACCAGCCCGAACCATCTCTCAAGACGACACAGCGACTCCTCTGGAAATTCATCAGAGCGCCTGA
- the argH gene encoding argininosuccinate lyase, producing the protein MPSSPKKWSGRFKERLDPLALDFTASIDFDKRLYFYDILGSLAHARALGRAKVLTPTEVRKIQKGLHQVLQGVHSGRLRFSTDLEDVHRNIEQALIKKIGPLGGKLHTGRSRNDQVALDLRLYCRDRLLEMRESLIQLERAVLKRAKESLGIMMPGYTHLQRAQPILFSHWLLAYIEMWERDKGRIQDCLKRVNSLPLGAGALAGTTFPIDRLRVARELGFFDLCHNSLDAVSDRDFAIESAAVASLLMSHLSRISEELILWSSAEFGFIRLPESFCTGSSMMPQKINPDVPELIRGKTGRVYGHLMALLTIMKSLPLAYNKDMQEDKEPLFDLFDTVIDCMDLLRALMTRMKTSSQRMREAIEDGFLLATDMADYLVTQGVPFKKAHEIVGQVVRYCLSKEKTLEDLALPELKRFSPKFGPEVASFLTPEKAIARRRVVGGTAPDAVKNEIRRLEKNLR; encoded by the coding sequence ATGCCTTCATCACCCAAAAAATGGAGCGGTCGTTTCAAAGAACGGTTGGACCCGCTCGCCCTTGATTTCACCGCCTCCATCGATTTCGATAAAAGGTTGTATTTCTACGATATTTTGGGGTCTTTGGCCCATGCCCGAGCGCTCGGGAGGGCCAAGGTGTTAACCCCCACCGAGGTCCGGAAGATCCAAAAGGGGCTCCATCAGGTCCTGCAGGGGGTCCATTCCGGCAGGCTCCGATTTTCAACCGATCTGGAGGATGTCCACCGCAATATTGAGCAGGCCCTCATCAAGAAAATTGGACCATTGGGAGGGAAACTCCACACCGGCCGGAGCCGGAACGACCAGGTAGCACTCGACCTTCGGCTCTACTGCCGCGACCGGCTTTTGGAGATGCGGGAATCCTTAATCCAACTGGAGAGGGCTGTCCTCAAGAGGGCCAAAGAGTCTTTGGGCATCATGATGCCGGGCTACACCCACCTGCAGAGGGCGCAACCGATCCTCTTTTCCCACTGGTTGCTCGCCTACATTGAGATGTGGGAACGGGACAAGGGGCGGATCCAGGATTGTCTCAAAAGGGTTAACTCCCTGCCGCTCGGTGCCGGGGCGTTGGCAGGAACAACTTTTCCGATCGACCGTCTGCGGGTGGCGAGAGAACTTGGGTTTTTCGATCTCTGCCACAACAGCCTCGATGCCGTTTCCGACAGGGATTTTGCCATTGAGTCGGCCGCCGTCGCCTCCCTCCTGATGAGCCATCTTTCACGGATCTCGGAGGAATTGATCCTCTGGTCTTCGGCCGAATTCGGTTTTATCCGTCTGCCGGAATCGTTCTGTACCGGTTCCTCCATGATGCCGCAGAAGATCAATCCCGATGTCCCGGAATTGATCCGCGGAAAAACGGGACGGGTCTATGGCCATCTGATGGCGCTGTTGACCATCATGAAATCGCTACCGCTCGCCTATAACAAGGATATGCAGGAGGACAAGGAACCGCTCTTCGACCTTTTTGATACGGTGATCGACTGTATGGACCTCCTTCGGGCCCTGATGACTCGGATGAAAACCTCGTCGCAACGGATGAGAGAGGCGATCGAGGATGGCTTCCTCCTCGCCACCGATATGGCGGATTACCTCGTCACCCAAGGGGTCCCGTTCAAAAAGGCCCATGAGATTGTCGGGCAGGTCGTTCGTTATTGCCTTTCCAAAGAAAAAACCCTGGAAGACTTGGCATTGCCGGAACTGAAAAGATTTTCACCGAAGTTTGGGCCGGAGGTAGCGAGTTTTCTGACACCCGAAAAAGCGATTGCCCGAAGAAGGGTTGTCGGTGGAACTGCCCCGGATGCGGTCAAAAACGAAATTCGGAGATTAGAGAAGAATTTGAGGTGA
- a CDS encoding sigma-70 family RNA polymerase sigma factor codes for MKEETTLLEGLKKGMESAYRGLVEGYSDRLFRIISRFVRNPEEAKEVLQTVFLKVIENIQKFEGNSSLYTWLYRIAVNEALMRIRSQKPRREISWEEVLPHYEDGIRTFEVPDWSKLPDQQLADRELQLFVQESVAELSEDLKAAYLLKDVEQLSEDEVCTILDLTKPAMKNRVHRARLFLRKRIEERYVR; via the coding sequence ATGAAGGAAGAGACAACCCTCTTGGAGGGACTGAAAAAAGGGATGGAGTCGGCCTATCGGGGGTTGGTCGAAGGGTACAGCGACCGACTCTTCCGGATCATTAGTCGTTTTGTGCGAAACCCAGAAGAGGCAAAAGAGGTATTGCAAACAGTATTTCTGAAGGTGATCGAAAATATCCAAAAGTTTGAGGGGAACTCGTCGCTCTACACCTGGCTTTACCGGATTGCGGTGAATGAGGCCCTGATGAGGATTCGTAGCCAGAAGCCGAGGCGGGAAATCTCGTGGGAAGAGGTTCTCCCCCACTACGAGGATGGGATTCGGACCTTTGAGGTTCCCGATTGGTCAAAGTTGCCCGACCAACAGTTGGCCGATCGGGAGCTACAATTATTTGTCCAAGAGTCTGTTGCAGAGCTTTCCGAAGACTTGAAGGCCGCTTATCTTCTCAAAGATGTTGAACAACTTTCGGAGGATGAGGTTTGTACCATCTTGGACCTGACCAAACCGGCGATGAAGAATCGGGTTCATCGTGCGCGGTTATTCTTGAGAAAAAGGATTGAGGAAAGATATGTCCGTTAA
- the lysA gene encoding diaminopimelate decarboxylase, with translation MHHFQYHGKELYCEEVPLKKLAEEAGTPCYVYSNATLTRHFDVFEEAFADLPHLICFAVKANSNLAILRLFAKRGGGADIVSGGELFRARTAGIPANKIVYSGIGKTASEMKQALQSGILLFNVESEEELITLNRVAKELGRKAPIAIRVNPEIDPKTHPYIATGLKKSKFGVSLPTSLLLYQKSRSLPFLEIKGVSTHIGSQITQVGPFVEALKKVSKLVKNLRHQGFKIDTLDLGGGLGIPYANEKPPLPEEYGKAMKKELGGLGGTILLEPGRVIVGNSGVLLTKVLYRKKQGPKDFVIVDAGMNDLIRPSLYGSHHEIWPVSRKGGAKKKMDVVGPVCESGDFLAQERPLPAVTPGEYLSVMSAGAYGFVMSSNYNSRPRAAEVLVHGNDFFIIRQREEYKDLLRGEHVPRFLR, from the coding sequence ATGCACCACTTTCAGTACCATGGCAAAGAACTCTATTGCGAAGAGGTCCCGCTCAAAAAACTGGCCGAGGAAGCAGGAACCCCCTGTTATGTTTACAGCAACGCCACCCTCACCCGTCACTTTGATGTCTTTGAAGAGGCGTTTGCCGATCTACCCCATCTGATTTGTTTCGCCGTCAAGGCGAATTCAAACCTCGCAATCCTCCGCCTCTTTGCCAAGAGGGGGGGAGGGGCCGATATTGTCTCCGGCGGCGAGCTCTTCCGGGCCCGGACGGCCGGGATCCCTGCCAATAAAATTGTTTATTCGGGAATCGGAAAAACCGCCTCCGAGATGAAGCAGGCTCTTCAATCCGGAATCCTCCTCTTTAATGTGGAGTCTGAGGAAGAATTGATCACCCTGAACAGAGTCGCCAAAGAGCTGGGGAGAAAGGCCCCCATTGCGATCCGCGTCAATCCGGAGATTGATCCGAAAACGCACCCCTATATCGCAACCGGTCTGAAAAAAAGCAAGTTTGGCGTTTCGCTTCCGACCAGTCTTCTCCTTTATCAAAAGAGCCGTTCCCTCCCCTTTCTTGAAATAAAGGGGGTCAGCACCCATATCGGTTCCCAGATCACGCAAGTCGGTCCCTTTGTCGAGGCGCTGAAAAAGGTCTCCAAGCTGGTAAAAAATCTTCGCCATCAAGGATTCAAAATTGACACTCTCGACCTCGGCGGTGGCCTGGGGATCCCCTATGCCAACGAGAAGCCGCCGCTTCCGGAGGAATACGGAAAGGCGATGAAAAAGGAACTCGGGGGGCTTGGTGGCACCATCCTTCTTGAACCGGGGCGCGTCATCGTCGGCAATAGCGGTGTGTTGTTGACTAAAGTCTTGTATCGCAAAAAACAGGGCCCGAAGGATTTTGTGATCGTGGATGCCGGGATGAACGACCTGATCCGCCCTTCTCTTTACGGTTCTCATCATGAAATCTGGCCTGTCTCCAGAAAGGGAGGGGCCAAAAAGAAGATGGATGTCGTCGGCCCGGTCTGTGAGTCGGGGGATTTTCTGGCCCAAGAGCGTCCCCTCCCCGCGGTCACTCCCGGAGAATACCTCTCGGTCATGAGTGCCGGGGCGTATGGCTTTGTGATGTCTTCCAATTACAATTCCCGTCCACGCGCCGCCGAGGTGTTGGTGCATGGCAACGATTTTTTTATCATCCGGCAGAGGGAAGAGTATAAAGACCTGCTCCGCGGCGAGCATGTCCCGAGGTTTTTGAGATGA